The Macrococcoides canis genome has a window encoding:
- a CDS encoding aldehyde dehydrogenase family protein, whose translation MSNLLKEQYGLFINGEFKDSTAGETLDVTNPATGEVLAKIAKGTEEDVDAAVKSAQEAFKTWRHTSHNEKAKLLNQIADKMEEHREELAKIESLNSGKAIRESFNIDIPMAIEHFRYFAGVILADEGTNKEVDADVISIIKHEPIGVVGAVVAWNFPMLLASWKLAPALAAGNAVVIQPSSSTPLSLLKFAEIVQDILPKGVLNVVTGKGSESGNAIFNHEDVAKVSFTGSTEVGYGVAEAAAKRIVPATLELGGKSANIIFDDANLEQAVEGAQLGILFNQGEVCSAGSRLYVQEGIYDEFIGKLKDAFEKVRVGDPMDENNHYGSQTGQAQIDKIEEYIEIAKQEGLNIVTGGKRLMDNGRDKGFFFPPTIIEFEDNKSRLVQEEIFGPVVLVSKFKTKEEVIEKANDSEYGLAGGIFTANLNDALQVANAMDTGRIWINTYNQIPAGSPFGGYKKSGIGRETYKDTLRHYQQVKNIYIDYSDKAKGIYQ comes from the coding sequence ATGAGTAACTTATTAAAAGAACAATATGGATTATTTATTAATGGTGAATTTAAAGACAGTACTGCAGGAGAAACGCTGGATGTTACGAACCCTGCCACAGGAGAAGTATTAGCTAAGATTGCTAAAGGAACAGAAGAAGATGTAGATGCTGCTGTGAAATCAGCTCAGGAAGCTTTCAAAACATGGCGCCACACTTCTCATAATGAAAAAGCAAAGCTATTAAACCAAATTGCAGATAAAATGGAAGAACATCGCGAAGAACTTGCGAAAATTGAATCATTAAACAGCGGTAAAGCCATCCGCGAATCCTTCAACATTGATATCCCAATGGCGATAGAGCATTTCAGATACTTTGCAGGCGTTATACTTGCTGATGAAGGAACGAACAAAGAAGTGGATGCAGATGTCATCAGTATTATCAAACATGAACCAATCGGTGTAGTAGGTGCCGTAGTTGCATGGAACTTCCCGATGCTACTTGCTTCTTGGAAATTAGCTCCTGCACTTGCTGCTGGTAATGCAGTAGTTATTCAACCGTCATCATCTACGCCATTATCATTACTGAAATTTGCAGAAATCGTTCAGGACATCTTACCTAAAGGTGTATTAAATGTAGTAACTGGTAAAGGTTCAGAGTCAGGTAACGCAATATTCAATCACGAAGATGTAGCAAAAGTTTCATTTACAGGTTCAACTGAAGTCGGTTACGGTGTTGCAGAAGCAGCAGCGAAACGTATCGTACCAGCAACATTAGAGCTTGGTGGTAAAAGTGCCAATATTATTTTTGATGATGCAAACCTTGAACAAGCAGTTGAAGGTGCACAACTTGGAATTTTATTTAACCAAGGTGAAGTATGTTCAGCAGGTAGTCGTCTCTATGTTCAAGAAGGTATCTATGATGAATTTATAGGTAAACTTAAAGATGCATTTGAAAAAGTACGTGTAGGTGACCCTATGGATGAAAATAACCATTACGGTTCACAGACAGGACAAGCACAAATCGATAAGATTGAAGAATATATCGAAATTGCAAAACAAGAAGGCCTTAATATCGTTACCGGCGGTAAACGTTTAATGGACAATGGACGCGATAAAGGATTCTTCTTCCCACCAACAATCATTGAATTTGAAGATAATAAATCACGTTTAGTTCAAGAAGAGATCTTTGGCCCAGTTGTATTAGTATCTAAGTTTAAAACGAAAGAAGAAGTTATCGAGAAAGCGAACGATTCAGAATATGGATTAGCTGGTGGTATCTTCACAGCAAACTTAAATGACGCATTGCAAGTTGCCAATGCCATGGATACTGGCCGAATCTGGATTAACACATATAACCAGATTCCAGCAGGTTCGCCATTCGGTGGTTATAAGAAATCAGGTATCGGTCGTGAAACTTACAAAGATACATTACGTCACTATCAACAAGTTAAAAATATTTATATCGATTACTCAGATAAAGCAAAAGGCATTTATCAATAA
- a CDS encoding methylated-DNA--[protein]-cysteine S-methyltransferase — protein sequence MKVYISSFLVQDIEFIIASNECGVIYLSNDHTPEYVNRHIERFYSQANKVTGYEADQYHSHYIEELKLYFAGEQQYLEWPLNLAGTDYQKSIWQTLLTIPYGETRSYSDIALQSGNMKAVRAVGGAIGANPVMIAVPCHRVIGKNGTLTGFSGGLDLKERLLNIENIQL from the coding sequence TTGAAAGTTTATATAAGCAGCTTTCTTGTGCAGGATATCGAATTTATTATTGCTTCAAATGAATGTGGTGTCATTTATTTATCGAATGACCATACACCTGAATATGTCAATCGCCATATTGAACGTTTCTATAGTCAAGCGAATAAAGTTACAGGTTATGAAGCGGATCAGTATCATTCGCATTATATTGAAGAGCTGAAATTATATTTTGCAGGTGAGCAACAGTATTTAGAATGGCCGCTCAATCTGGCAGGTACAGACTATCAAAAGTCGATATGGCAGACGCTGCTTACAATTCCATACGGTGAAACACGATCGTATAGCGATATTGCATTACAATCAGGTAATATGAAAGCTGTACGTGCGGTAGGGGGTGCAATTGGCGCAAATCCCGTGATGATCGCTGTACCTTGTCATCGTGTTATCGGTAAGAATGGAACATTGACAGGATTTAGTGGTGGTTTAGATCTGAAAGAAAGATTATTAAATATAGAGAACATACAATTATAA
- a CDS encoding zinc ribbon domain-containing protein YjdM, with product MTIPACPKCNSEYTYEDGLNYVCPMCAHEWPQQEIIEETIVKDANGNTLSDGDSVTVIKDLKVKGSSSVIKQGTKVKNIKLVDPDNGHDIDCKIDGFGQISLKSEFVKKL from the coding sequence ATGACAATCCCAGCATGTCCGAAATGTAATTCAGAATATACGTATGAAGATGGATTAAACTATGTATGTCCAATGTGTGCTCACGAGTGGCCACAGCAAGAAATCATCGAAGAGACGATCGTAAAAGATGCGAATGGTAATACTTTAAGTGATGGAGATAGCGTAACGGTAATTAAAGACTTAAAGGTTAAAGGAAGCTCTTCTGTCATTAAACAAGGGACAAAAGTGAAGAATATTAAACTGGTAGATCCTGATAATGGCCATGATATTGACTGTAAGATTGATGGATTTGGTCAAATAAGCCTGAAAAGTGAGTTCGTAAAAAAATTATGA
- a CDS encoding nuclease-related domain-containing protein: MIKKVHIPSTVQAYLYELEDRIHMELNDYYKFIKYKKGFEGELKFFEMIEHLEGEYIIIWDINIVKPVRVQYDFVILTANNILHFDIKNYSGNYRYQNNRIISDQGKTDKDIFIQLDNADSYLKQLIAKYEMPQKLISKIIFINEDFNLTGFSGKDCVMFSHELEPVFNYLKTCKGITQQMINFADAFIQMHDNEGADNRIHYYKLEDLKLGLRCPKCRKIEMSRVPRKTYFNCSCGYKLKNEDAVRQAYETLDLLGKDKVKRKNIVDFTGLSNRTVTRLMNQHFQKHSHYRGTYYKRTEDLTI; this comes from the coding sequence TTGATAAAAAAGGTTCATATACCAAGTACCGTACAAGCGTATTTATATGAATTAGAAGATCGAATACATATGGAGCTGAACGACTATTATAAATTTATTAAATATAAGAAAGGCTTTGAAGGTGAACTCAAGTTTTTTGAAATGATTGAACATCTAGAAGGAGAATATATCATAATATGGGATATCAATATCGTGAAACCTGTACGCGTACAATACGATTTCGTTATTCTTACGGCAAATAATATTCTGCATTTTGATATTAAAAACTATAGTGGTAACTATCGTTATCAAAATAACCGTATAATTAGTGATCAAGGTAAAACGGATAAAGATATTTTTATACAGTTAGATAATGCAGATTCCTATTTAAAACAACTCATTGCAAAGTACGAGATGCCTCAAAAACTGATCAGTAAAATAATATTTATCAATGAAGATTTCAATTTGACAGGCTTTAGCGGAAAAGACTGTGTAATGTTCTCGCATGAACTTGAACCTGTATTTAATTACTTGAAGACATGTAAAGGAATCACACAGCAAATGATCAACTTCGCAGATGCATTCATACAAATGCATGACAATGAAGGTGCAGACAACCGTATTCATTATTACAAACTTGAAGATTTGAAGTTAGGCTTACGCTGCCCGAAATGCAGGAAGATAGAGATGAGTAGGGTTCCGAGGAAGACCTATTTTAATTGCAGTTGCGGATATAAATTAAAAAATGAAGATGCTGTACGGCAAGCTTATGAAACATTAGATTTGTTAGGGAAAGATAAAGTGAAAAGAAAAAATATTGTAGATTTTACTGGACTATCTAATCGCACAGTGACGAGATTGATGAATCAACATTTCCAGAAACATTCGCATTATAGAGGGACTTATTATAAACGGACAGAGGATCTTACAATATAG
- a CDS encoding C40 family peptidase — protein MKKTALTLTTLATLSTLGTTQADAAAHGRADVAQTSSSVTSIDSSAYNYTYNNDGSYTYTYNYDAPTSVVAQTATQTAAPVVSQLSTTPEVQKAPATTNAVSGNVASVALSVAAGKSYVYGANSASAVDCSSFAQQVLAAMGKSIPRTTYAQAAAGTQVSTPQPGDLVFFNNYSHVGVYIGGGQMVDALNPSEGIGQRSVSYVDGFVDGYYRF, from the coding sequence ATGAAAAAGACAGCATTAACTTTAACGACACTTGCAACATTATCAACTTTAGGTACAACTCAAGCAGATGCAGCGGCGCACGGTAGAGCAGATGTTGCTCAAACTTCATCTTCAGTAACTTCAATCGATTCAAGTGCATATAACTATACATATAACAATGATGGTTCATACACTTATACTTATAACTATGATGCACCTACTTCAGTAGTTGCACAAACAGCTACACAAACAGCAGCGCCTGTTGTGTCACAACTTTCAACTACGCCAGAAGTTCAAAAAGCGCCTGCAACAACAAATGCAGTTAGCGGAAATGTTGCATCAGTAGCATTAAGCGTAGCAGCAGGAAAATCTTATGTATATGGTGCGAACTCTGCTTCTGCAGTAGATTGTTCATCATTTGCGCAACAAGTATTAGCGGCAATGGGTAAATCAATCCCTCGTACAACTTATGCACAAGCAGCAGCAGGTACACAAGTATCAACACCACAACCAGGTGACTTAGTATTCTTCAATAACTACAGCCACGTTGGAGTATATATTGGTGGGGGACAAATGGTAGATGCATTAAACCCTTCTGAAGGTATCGGACAACGTTCAGTAAGCTACGTTGATGGTTTTGTAGACGGATACTACCGTTTCTAA
- a CDS encoding GNAT family N-acetyltransferase, translating to MWEYKKFEALTHDEIFQIFKLRIDTFVVEQQCFYPDIDERDLTCIHYFNKEDGKIAAYARIMVDEQTAKLGRVIVNPQFRGRGLARTLIQNGLDYIKDNYPDKNISLSAQAHLKDFYSSFNLSPASDIYFVDLIPHIDMARKPYALDTQLEG from the coding sequence ATGTGGGAATATAAGAAATTTGAAGCATTAACACACGATGAAATTTTTCAGATTTTTAAGCTTAGAATAGATACATTTGTAGTTGAACAACAGTGCTTTTATCCAGATATTGATGAGAGAGACCTGACTTGCATTCATTACTTCAATAAAGAGGATGGTAAGATAGCAGCATATGCTAGAATTATGGTTGATGAACAAACAGCGAAATTAGGTCGCGTAATTGTGAATCCACAGTTTCGTGGTAGAGGATTAGCACGAACACTGATCCAAAATGGACTTGATTATATAAAAGATAATTATCCGGATAAAAATATTTCTTTAAGTGCACAAGCGCATTTAAAGGATTTCTACAGCAGTTTCAATTTATCACCGGCATCTGATATTTATTTTGTTGATCTGATTCCTCATATCGATATGGCGCGTAAACCTTATGCATTAGACACACAACTGGAAGGATGA